A genomic region of Desulfosarcina ovata subsp. ovata contains the following coding sequences:
- a CDS encoding prepilin-type N-terminal cleavage/methylation domain-containing protein, with amino-acid sequence MITPPTGKPGAGFTLLEVITALVVVAILASIASMGVVAALNSYAVVRENTALAQKIQLAAARINRELLELRSVDKIGSAPTYLVYRDADDEPRMIAEIDETIRIYDNPAENIDEAYLENNGDILSDRVASLSFSYFKGDSGWTISDDRRELSAIQFSIDLYRKDVAGDTVGLNTLVHPRNNDNYGGISPTSLASGPPTSEQYSCFISTALPVSTRIAEGSKAHWIGLFTGIVFIIGTALVRRHLKASGGPFNRGSTLVGMIITLLLFTALGAAIIPMISSSELQRTVASQSEQAYYLAESGLRYAASQYLAADTENDRFTVLNTLHGTSYQLANDQGQFEVQFTPYYLLADADQTNISQLTTKFFGELADGYSIPENGTLSVDNNEISFTSESISGNQITFTLDSAFMGTVAKDTPVYPVAQASTTSSQTFSTGGDLTLEDGSGGMFPERNGAVVINDITYTYSTYDDATDTLTGLRRTDGTDFTNVTVNAGESLRLKKCIRVTATGSVGSGEMAASRQIVYHVQIPEAKGTQRVTVHDRFDSLAGWNASTLGTHDIAQSEENNVLKVTGLTDTGGSDESLITLNAGLVNFDADQFDVQVKVGFDPQVPDYFTAGINFRLTDDGNNTYGLSFQRTTPKNDPSDGIDAALKPFEEDDKVLSLVLWQSKSGSKQWLAYKKIADTVTLGSITPPIYWRPIVDEERESVEIVDLSPVPAIPCDYTARKLIWESTCQSLDILINNLVVAENMGNGELDITDAYSTGSEFSLRLRIGGTDIADPCTVSRIDVVADSFNLDNATLLVRFKSAQWLKFEYTPTVTDIVAPGDRIDQSSGESSASATVYGYPLMTGETTGTLLLENVVGTFEPGAFSVAGKTDLATVTRYDGKTAHFIKAYYGLPDDCGTADDTPTQLDADKLGNPLDPESLNWPPDEDTEIKVDDDHFTLIDWDAVNSDITTISLMALTGDAPSISASVLTDTWNVVIRSAETDLTGTDSTFGLHAFGDGALNVYFDDFGYQSFVNLPVTVSQPLQY; translated from the coding sequence ATGATCACGCCGCCTACCGGAAAACCGGGCGCCGGCTTTACCCTGCTTGAGGTCATCACGGCACTGGTCGTGGTTGCCATCCTCGCGTCCATCGCCTCCATGGGGGTTGTCGCCGCCCTCAACAGCTATGCCGTGGTTCGGGAAAACACGGCCCTGGCGCAGAAAATTCAACTGGCGGCCGCCCGCATCAACCGGGAACTTCTGGAACTGCGGTCTGTGGATAAGATCGGTTCCGCGCCCACCTATCTGGTCTACCGTGATGCCGATGACGAGCCACGCATGATTGCCGAAATCGATGAAACCATCCGGATCTACGACAACCCCGCCGAGAATATCGATGAGGCCTATCTTGAGAATAACGGCGACATCCTCAGCGACCGGGTGGCATCCCTCTCCTTCAGCTATTTCAAGGGCGACAGCGGCTGGACGATCAGCGATGATCGCCGCGAACTGTCCGCGATTCAGTTTTCCATCGATTTGTACCGTAAGGATGTTGCCGGTGACACCGTGGGCCTGAACACGTTGGTTCACCCCAGAAATAACGACAATTACGGCGGCATCAGCCCGACCAGCCTGGCCAGTGGGCCGCCCACCAGCGAACAATACAGCTGTTTTATCTCCACTGCCCTGCCCGTTTCCACGCGCATCGCCGAAGGATCGAAGGCACATTGGATTGGCCTGTTCACCGGCATCGTTTTCATCATCGGCACAGCGCTCGTACGACGGCACCTCAAGGCCAGCGGCGGGCCGTTCAACCGCGGCAGCACCCTGGTGGGCATGATCATCACCCTCCTGCTGTTCACTGCCTTGGGGGCGGCCATCATCCCCATGATCAGCTCGTCGGAGCTTCAGCGCACCGTCGCCAGCCAATCCGAGCAGGCCTATTACCTGGCCGAATCCGGTCTGCGATACGCGGCCAGCCAGTATCTGGCGGCAGATACCGAAAACGATCGCTTCACGGTGCTAAACACCCTTCACGGAACCAGCTATCAACTGGCCAACGACCAGGGGCAATTCGAGGTCCAGTTCACCCCCTATTACCTGTTGGCGGATGCGGACCAGACCAATATTAGCCAACTGACCACCAAGTTTTTTGGAGAACTGGCCGATGGCTATTCGATCCCGGAAAACGGAACGCTAAGCGTCGACAATAACGAAATTTCCTTTACATCGGAATCGATCAGCGGCAACCAAATTACGTTCACACTTGACTCTGCCTTTATGGGAACGGTGGCCAAGGATACGCCGGTCTATCCGGTGGCCCAGGCCAGTACAACCAGCAGCCAGACGTTTTCCACAGGTGGGGACCTGACCCTCGAAGACGGCAGCGGGGGGATGTTTCCCGAGCGAAATGGTGCGGTGGTGATCAATGACATCACTTACACGTACAGTACCTATGATGACGCAACCGATACCCTGACCGGACTCCGGCGAACCGACGGCACGGATTTCACCAATGTGACGGTCAATGCCGGAGAATCCCTGCGCCTGAAAAAATGCATCCGCGTTACGGCCACCGGTTCGGTGGGCAGCGGTGAAATGGCGGCATCGCGCCAGATCGTCTACCATGTCCAGATTCCCGAAGCCAAGGGGACCCAGCGGGTGACGGTCCATGACCGATTCGACAGCCTGGCCGGGTGGAATGCATCCACGCTGGGGACCCATGACATCGCCCAAAGTGAAGAAAACAATGTGCTCAAGGTTACCGGCCTGACCGACACAGGCGGCTCCGATGAAAGTCTGATCACACTGAATGCCGGCCTGGTGAATTTCGATGCGGACCAGTTCGACGTCCAGGTCAAGGTAGGCTTCGATCCGCAGGTGCCGGATTATTTCACCGCCGGGATCAACTTCCGGCTGACCGATGATGGCAACAATACCTATGGGTTGTCGTTTCAACGCACGACCCCGAAAAACGATCCTTCTGACGGCATCGACGCTGCGCTGAAACCCTTTGAAGAAGATGATAAGGTATTGTCTCTGGTACTCTGGCAATCCAAGTCTGGATCAAAGCAATGGCTGGCCTACAAGAAGATCGCGGACACGGTCACCCTTGGGTCCATTACCCCGCCAATATACTGGAGGCCGATTGTCGACGAAGAAAGAGAATCCGTTGAAATCGTCGATCTTTCCCCGGTTCCGGCCATTCCGTGCGACTACACTGCCCGAAAACTGATCTGGGAGAGCACATGCCAATCGCTTGATATTTTAATCAACAATCTTGTTGTCGCAGAGAATATGGGAAATGGCGAGCTTGATATTACCGATGCCTATTCCACCGGTTCTGAATTCAGCCTCCGTTTACGTATCGGTGGTACAGACATAGCCGATCCTTGTACGGTCAGCCGAATTGACGTTGTCGCCGATTCTTTCAACCTTGATAACGCCACCCTCCTGGTACGCTTCAAGTCCGCCCAATGGCTCAAATTCGAGTACACCCCCACCGTCACCGACATCGTAGCGCCGGGCGACCGCATCGACCAGTCCAGCGGTGAATCCAGTGCATCGGCGACGGTCTACGGCTATCCGCTGATGACCGGCGAGACAACCGGGACGCTGCTGCTGGAGAACGTGGTGGGCACGTTTGAACCCGGCGCCTTTTCGGTGGCCGGCAAGACCGATCTGGCCACGGTTACCAGATATGACGGTAAAACCGCCCATTTCATCAAGGCCTACTACGGCCTGCCGGATGACTGCGGGACCGCCGATGACACTCCCACACAGCTGGATGCGGACAAGCTGGGCAACCCGCTCGATCCGGAATCATTGAACTGGCCGCCGGATGAAGATACAGAAATAAAAGTCGATGACGATCACTTTACTCTGATCGATTGGGATGCGGTCAACAGTGACATCACTACGATTTCCCTTATGGCACTCACCGGCGACGCCCCCAGCATATCGGCATCCGTTTTGACCGACACCTGGAACGTCGTCATCCGCAGCGCCGAAACCGACCTGACCGGCACCGATTCCACCTTCGGCCTGCACGCCTTTGGCGATGGCGCACTCAACGTCTATTTTGACGATTTCGGTTACCAGTCCTTTGTCAACCTGCCGGTAACGGTCAGCCAGCCGCTGCAATACTAA